A window of the Sphingomonas piscis genome harbors these coding sequences:
- a CDS encoding DUF2061 domain-containing protein: MSTDFIKTMTYLAVHLTVAFTIGYIITGSIQIAGLITLIEPCANAVAFFFHEKAWKWRLRRKSEHELGLA; the protein is encoded by the coding sequence ATGAGCACGGACTTCATCAAGACCATGACTTATCTGGCGGTCCATCTCACCGTGGCCTTCACAATCGGCTACATCATCACCGGATCGATCCAGATCGCCGGGCTCATCACGCTCATCGAGCCCTGCGCCAACGCCGTGGCCTTTTTCTTCCATGAAAAGGCGTGGAAGTGGCGGCTCCGGCGCAAAAGCGAGCACGAACTCGGGCTGGCTTGA
- a CDS encoding gluconate 2-dehydrogenase subunit 3 family protein — MRNAVLLVGGTLAATSPAAALAQSKSKKPARFFSPAQNAVMAETVDIIIPRTDTPGAKDAGVPQAFDAMMRNWANAEHRAQYVSVIDEIGGMGLMKLKPAERLELIRKFDADKLQAGDQNYRRFKDLTMTLYYLSEPGATKELRYELIPGKWEPWIEVTPDTRTWAA, encoded by the coding sequence ATGCGCAATGCGGTGCTGCTTGTCGGCGGCACCCTGGCGGCGACGAGTCCGGCGGCCGCCCTCGCCCAATCGAAGTCGAAGAAGCCCGCGCGCTTCTTTTCGCCCGCGCAAAATGCCGTGATGGCGGAGACAGTCGACATCATCATTCCGCGGACGGATACGCCGGGCGCGAAGGATGCCGGGGTCCCGCAAGCCTTTGACGCCATGATGCGCAACTGGGCCAATGCCGAACACCGGGCGCAATATGTGAGCGTGATCGACGAGATCGGCGGCATGGGCCTGATGAAACTGAAGCCGGCCGAGCGCCTGGAACTCATCCGGAAATTTGATGCCGACAAGCTGCAGGCGGGTGACCAGAATTATCGCCGGTTCAAGGACCTGACGATGACCCTCTATTACCTCTCCGAACCGGGGGCCACGAAGGAGCTCCGCTACGAGCTGATCCCCGGCAAGTGGGAACCCTGGATCGAGGTCACGCCGGATACCCGCACGTGGGCAGCTTAA
- a CDS encoding polyprenyl synthetase family protein yields the protein MQLVAEDMNGVNAVILDRMQSKVGLIPELAGHLIAGGGKRMRPMLTLACAALLDYPGTRHHKLAAAVEFIHTATLLHDDVVDGSGLRRGKRTANIIWGNPASVLVGDFLFSRAFELMVEDGSLKVLKILSHASAVIAEGEVEQLTAQRQIETDEEQYLRIIGAKTAALFAAACHIAPVVAEAGEKAELALEAYGRNLGIAFQLVDDVIDYASDEQTMGKGVGDDFRDGKMTLPVILAYARGSEDDRAFWRSAISGAAVTDEDLARAIGLVKATSALNDTIERARHYARRAIDALATFPNGKAKAALTEAAQFAVTRGY from the coding sequence ATGCAGCTCGTCGCCGAGGACATGAACGGCGTCAACGCGGTGATCCTCGACCGCATGCAGTCCAAGGTGGGACTGATCCCCGAACTCGCCGGGCACCTGATCGCCGGAGGCGGCAAGCGCATGCGGCCGATGCTGACGCTCGCCTGCGCGGCGCTGCTCGATTATCCCGGAACGCGCCACCATAAGCTGGCCGCTGCGGTCGAGTTCATCCACACGGCGACCCTGCTTCACGACGATGTCGTCGACGGCTCCGGGCTTCGTCGCGGCAAGCGCACCGCCAACATCATCTGGGGCAATCCCGCCAGCGTGCTGGTCGGCGATTTCCTGTTCAGCCGCGCCTTCGAGCTGATGGTTGAGGATGGCAGCCTCAAGGTGCTGAAGATCCTCAGCCACGCTTCCGCCGTCATCGCAGAAGGCGAGGTCGAACAATTGACTGCCCAGCGGCAGATCGAGACCGATGAGGAGCAGTACCTGCGGATCATCGGCGCCAAGACCGCTGCCTTGTTCGCCGCCGCTTGCCATATCGCACCGGTAGTGGCGGAGGCTGGCGAGAAAGCGGAGCTGGCGCTGGAAGCTTATGGCCGCAACCTCGGCATCGCCTTCCAGCTGGTCGATGACGTCATCGATTATGCATCGGACGAGCAGACGATGGGCAAGGGCGTCGGCGACGACTTCCGCGATGGTAAGATGACCCTGCCGGTGATCCTGGCCTATGCGCGCGGCAGCGAGGACGATCGGGCCTTCTGGCGCAGCGCCATTTCGGGCGCCGCCGTCACGGACGAGGATCTCGCCCGCGCCATAGGGCTGGTCAAGGCGACCTCGGCATTGAACGATACGATCGAACGCGCGCGCCACTATGCGCGGCGGGCCATCGACGCGCTTGCAACCTTCCCCAACGGCAAGGCCAAGGCCGCGCTGACCGAAGCCGCTCAGTTCGCGGTGACGAGGGGCTATTGA
- a CDS encoding response regulator transcription factor has protein sequence MRVLIVEDEPNLGRQLRSTLEGAGYAVDLATDGEDGHYLGSTENYDAVILDLGLPEIDGLTVLDRWRKEGRRMPVLVLTARDSWSDKVAGLDAGADDYLAKPFQTEELIARLRALIRRASGNASSELIAGDIRLDTRSGKVTKGGEPVKLTAQEYKLLSYLLHHKGKVVSRTELIEHIYDQDFDRDSNTIEVFVTRIRKKLGADVITTIRGLGYSLEDPGA, from the coding sequence ATGCGTGTACTGATCGTCGAAGACGAACCCAATCTCGGCCGCCAGCTGCGCTCGACGCTGGAGGGCGCCGGCTATGCGGTCGATCTCGCCACCGATGGCGAGGACGGCCACTATCTGGGGTCCACCGAGAATTACGACGCCGTCATCCTCGACCTCGGCTTGCCCGAGATCGACGGGCTGACGGTGCTCGACCGCTGGCGCAAGGAAGGCCGGCGGATGCCGGTGCTGGTGCTGACGGCGCGCGACAGCTGGTCGGACAAGGTGGCCGGGCTCGATGCCGGTGCCGACGATTATCTCGCCAAGCCTTTCCAGACCGAGGAATTGATCGCCCGCCTCCGCGCGCTGATCCGCCGCGCATCCGGCAATGCGTCGAGCGAGCTGATCGCCGGTGACATCCGCCTCGACACACGCTCGGGCAAGGTCACCAAGGGCGGCGAGCCGGTGAAGCTGACGGCGCAGGAATATAAGCTCCTGTCCTACCTTCTCCACCACAAGGGCAAGGTCGTCAGCCGCACCGAGCTGATCGAGCATATCTACGATCAGGACTTCGATCGGGACTCCAACACCATCGAAGTGTTCGTAACACGCATCCGCAAGAAGCTCGGCGCCGACGTCATCACCACGATTCGCGGGCTGGGTTACAGCCTTGAGGATCCGGGCGCTTGA
- a CDS encoding sensor histidine kinase — protein sequence MIVVAALWIILLLFAGGFALDRVLTRTLLHSFDEQLQLELNALISASEIGPDGEVTFNRPPADQRFVEPYSGKYFQISGQGAETFPSRSLWDRQLRYSGQHNDTEPHVYNSSEFGAQELLRIAERDAIIPGSKVRWRFQVAQSREVLDDQIKQLRTTLFWSFAVLGAGLIILAALQTFYGLWPLRRVRREVAMIRSGEKTRIGENFPGEIRPLTEEINQLLAHSEAQAEEARRHAGNLAHALKTPLTVLTNAATANSPDLVDTVCREAQVMRRQVDHHLARARAIGRRSSVQARARVWDSVEAVERAVDRLYEAVTVDIAGDKQAEVRVERQDLDEMIGNLIENAAKYGGGRVFVTVEARAGWVDVVVEDDGRGIPEAEREAIFARGARLDTEKPGTGLGLAIVRDVAEIYGGRIALEESEDLGGLLARLSLPAG from the coding sequence ATGATCGTGGTCGCGGCGCTGTGGATCATCCTGCTGTTGTTCGCGGGTGGTTTCGCGCTTGACCGGGTGCTGACGCGAACCTTGCTGCACAGTTTCGACGAGCAGCTTCAGCTGGAACTCAACGCCCTAATCTCCGCGTCGGAGATCGGCCCCGATGGCGAAGTGACGTTCAATCGCCCGCCGGCCGACCAGCGCTTCGTTGAGCCGTACTCCGGCAAATATTTTCAGATCAGCGGCCAAGGCGCGGAAACCTTTCCTTCCCGTTCGCTGTGGGATCGCCAGCTTCGTTATTCGGGGCAGCACAACGACACCGAGCCGCACGTCTACAACAGCAGCGAGTTTGGCGCGCAGGAGCTGCTGCGAATTGCCGAGCGCGATGCGATCATCCCCGGTTCAAAGGTTCGCTGGCGCTTTCAAGTCGCTCAATCGCGCGAAGTGCTGGACGACCAGATCAAGCAGCTCCGCACCACCTTGTTCTGGAGCTTCGCCGTGCTGGGCGCGGGGCTGATCATTCTTGCAGCACTGCAGACCTTCTACGGATTGTGGCCGCTGCGGCGCGTGCGCCGCGAGGTGGCGATGATCCGGTCCGGCGAGAAGACGCGCATTGGCGAAAATTTCCCGGGCGAGATCCGGCCATTGACCGAGGAGATCAATCAGCTTCTTGCCCACAGCGAGGCGCAAGCCGAAGAGGCACGCCGCCATGCCGGCAACCTTGCCCACGCCCTGAAGACGCCCCTCACGGTTCTCACCAATGCGGCGACCGCCAATTCGCCCGACCTGGTAGACACCGTTTGCCGTGAGGCGCAGGTCATGCGGCGGCAGGTCGACCACCATCTCGCCCGTGCCAGAGCAATCGGCCGCCGCTCGTCGGTGCAGGCGCGCGCCCGTGTGTGGGACAGCGTCGAGGCGGTAGAGCGCGCCGTCGACCGGCTGTACGAAGCGGTCACGGTCGACATCGCAGGCGACAAGCAAGCAGAGGTCCGGGTCGAACGCCAGGATCTCGACGAGATGATCGGCAACCTCATCGAAAATGCCGCTAAATATGGCGGCGGGCGCGTGTTCGTGACGGTCGAGGCGCGGGCCGGATGGGTCGATGTGGTTGTCGAGGATGACGGCCGCGGCATTCCGGAGGCCGAGCGCGAAGCCATCTTCGCTCGCGGCGCGCGTCTCGACACGGAAAAGCCTGGGACCGGACTTGGGCTCGCGATCGTTCGCGACGTCGCCGAAATTTATGGTGGGCGGATTGCGCTGGAGGAAAGCGAGGATCTTGGCGGGCTGCTAGCCCGGCTAAGCCTGCCGGCGGGCTAG
- the hrpB gene encoding ATP-dependent helicase HrpB produces MTPVQDVLPDLLAALRVDGRALLIAPPGAGKTTGVAPALLDEEWCTGEILLLVPRRLAARAAAEYMAGQRDERPGQTIGYATRLDSKLGKATRVVVLTYGVFLSRIQADPELTGVSALLFDEVHERSLDGDLALALALDAAPLRPDLRILAMSATLDGDRFGRLLGQPKRIVSEGKSFPLTIQYARRDAAARLEPQMASAIRTALGEHKGSLLAFLPGVAEIERTADALGALQPICVLHKLHGSVDPAAQRQALAPPPAGQRKVVLATSIAETSVTLNDVRIVVDSGLARRPRYDRGAGLTRLVTERASRAAATQRAGRAARQAPGVAIRLWEEAATASMPEHDPPEILEADLSSLLLTCLQWGQPDPTLMPFLDPPPAAGLGEARERLLRLGATDADGRITDHGWAIAALPLEPRLAHMLIEAEKRGFGAAAAAVATLLTERGLGRNDADLELRYRRWRSDRSPRAEAARRMAQRFSKSPGETRASDLAKALALAFPDRVSRRRGGGGENWQSIGGRGFRLDSASPLASSQWLAVGEVAGHAAGARILSAAAIDETDVLDLFADRIETRHEAAFDLATGGVTPLRSRRIGNIRLSSGPDPAPDSDVIEAELLAAVGKHGVDLLPWNEAARELRHRAAFARALDESVPALNDETLTKDLETWLAPLLSGKRRLGDIAAGGLADALRGMLGYEGMRAVDRLAPGEFASPAGSRHPIDYAAPGGPMVEVRPQALFGLATHPHVGGGRVPLTLALTSPAGRPIQTTRDLPGFWLGSWREVAREMRGRYPRHPWPDDPASASATLRTKRADARNQ; encoded by the coding sequence ATGACGCCGGTCCAGGACGTGCTTCCCGACCTGCTCGCCGCCCTTCGTGTCGATGGCCGCGCACTGCTGATCGCGCCGCCGGGCGCAGGCAAGACGACCGGTGTCGCCCCAGCGCTGCTCGACGAAGAGTGGTGTACAGGTGAGATCCTCCTGCTGGTCCCACGCCGGCTCGCGGCGCGTGCGGCCGCCGAATATATGGCCGGGCAGCGGGACGAACGGCCGGGCCAAACGATCGGCTATGCGACGCGGCTGGATAGCAAACTCGGCAAGGCCACGCGCGTCGTCGTCCTCACCTACGGCGTGTTCCTGTCACGCATCCAGGCGGATCCGGAGCTTACGGGCGTCTCGGCCTTGCTGTTCGACGAAGTGCATGAGCGAAGCCTCGATGGCGACCTGGCGCTTGCCTTGGCGTTGGACGCAGCGCCGCTTCGCCCCGACCTCCGCATCCTTGCCATGTCTGCGACTCTGGACGGTGATCGCTTTGGGCGGTTGCTCGGCCAGCCGAAGCGGATCGTCAGCGAAGGCAAGTCGTTCCCGCTCACGATCCAATACGCCAGACGCGATGCCGCCGCCCGGCTGGAGCCGCAAATGGCCTCGGCGATCCGGACCGCTCTTGGCGAACATAAAGGATCGTTGCTCGCCTTCTTGCCCGGTGTAGCCGAGATCGAGCGCACGGCCGACGCGCTCGGCGCCCTGCAACCCATCTGCGTCCTCCACAAGCTCCACGGCAGCGTCGATCCCGCGGCGCAGCGGCAGGCGCTGGCGCCGCCTCCAGCCGGACAACGCAAGGTGGTGCTTGCCACCAGCATCGCCGAAACCAGCGTCACCCTGAACGATGTTCGAATCGTGGTCGACAGCGGGCTTGCGCGGCGGCCCCGTTACGATCGCGGCGCGGGCCTCACCCGCCTCGTCACCGAGCGTGCGAGCCGCGCCGCGGCGACCCAGCGCGCAGGCCGTGCGGCACGTCAGGCACCGGGAGTAGCCATCCGCCTGTGGGAAGAGGCCGCCACCGCGTCGATGCCGGAGCATGACCCGCCTGAAATCCTCGAGGCTGATCTGAGCAGCCTGCTTCTAACCTGCCTTCAATGGGGGCAGCCTGACCCAACCTTGATGCCCTTCCTCGATCCGCCGCCCGCCGCCGGACTGGGCGAAGCGCGGGAGCGACTGCTGCGGCTCGGCGCAACCGATGCGGACGGGCGGATCACGGACCATGGGTGGGCCATCGCCGCGCTGCCGCTTGAGCCCCGGCTTGCGCACATGCTGATCGAAGCGGAGAAACGCGGGTTCGGTGCTGCTGCCGCTGCCGTTGCCACGCTGCTGACCGAGCGCGGCCTCGGCCGCAACGACGCCGACCTGGAGCTTCGTTACCGCCGGTGGCGCTCCGACCGCTCGCCGCGGGCCGAGGCGGCGCGGCGGATGGCACAGCGGTTTTCGAAGTCGCCTGGCGAAACCAGGGCAAGTGATCTCGCAAAGGCGCTTGCCCTCGCCTTTCCCGACCGCGTCTCGCGCCGCCGCGGCGGTGGAGGCGAAAACTGGCAGTCAATCGGCGGCCGCGGCTTTCGCCTCGATTCTGCCTCCCCGCTCGCATCGAGCCAGTGGCTGGCCGTTGGGGAGGTCGCGGGACATGCGGCCGGAGCGCGCATTCTGTCGGCCGCAGCCATCGACGAAACGGACGTCCTCGACTTGTTCGCCGACCGCATCGAGACACGGCACGAGGCCGCGTTCGATCTTGCAACCGGTGGCGTCACGCCGCTTCGAAGCCGGCGTATAGGCAATATCCGCCTGTCGAGCGGCCCCGACCCGGCGCCCGATTCGGACGTAATTGAGGCGGAACTGCTCGCCGCCGTCGGCAAGCACGGCGTCGACCTTCTTCCATGGAACGAGGCTGCCCGGGAGTTGCGCCACCGCGCCGCCTTCGCCCGTGCCCTGGACGAGTCCGTTCCGGCCTTGAACGATGAGACGCTCACGAAGGATCTCGAGACTTGGCTGGCGCCCTTGCTGTCGGGCAAGCGCCGCCTGGGCGACATCGCTGCGGGCGGACTGGCGGACGCGCTGCGGGGTATGCTGGGCTATGAGGGAATGCGCGCCGTCGATCGTCTGGCGCCAGGCGAGTTCGCCAGCCCCGCCGGCAGCCGCCATCCTATCGATTATGCAGCACCGGGCGGTCCGATGGTCGAAGTTCGTCCGCAGGCGCTCTTCGGGCTTGCCACGCACCCGCACGTTGGCGGTGGACGTGTGCCGTTGACCCTCGCTTTGACCTCGCCGGCCGGGCGGCCCATTCAGACGACCAGGGATTTGCCCGGCTTCTGGTTGGGAAGCTGGCGCGAGGTCGCACGCGAAATGCGCGGCCGCTATCCCCGACACCCTTGGCCGGACGATCCCGCGTCGGCATCGGCAACGCTTCGCACCAAGCGAGCCGACGCGCGGAACCAATGA
- a CDS encoding antibiotic biosynthesis monooxygenase family protein has product MSASGLLAITPEPPYYAVIFTSVRTADHGDAYGETADLMLRLAAEQPGYLGVESAREDVGITVSYWRDLESIRNWKRQADHLAAQKDGRARFYQGYITRIAKVERDYSFAR; this is encoded by the coding sequence TTGAGCGCGTCCGGTCTGCTCGCGATAACGCCGGAGCCGCCTTATTATGCGGTGATCTTTACGTCCGTCCGCACCGCCGACCATGGCGATGCTTATGGCGAAACGGCGGACCTCATGCTTCGGCTCGCTGCCGAGCAGCCGGGCTACCTCGGCGTTGAAAGCGCCCGCGAAGATGTCGGAATCACCGTCTCTTACTGGCGCGACTTGGAGTCCATCCGGAATTGGAAGCGGCAAGCGGACCATCTCGCTGCGCAAAAGGACGGGCGAGCTCGCTTCTACCAAGGCTATATCACGCGTATCGCCAAGGTTGAGCGCGACTATAGTTTCGCACGCTAG
- a CDS encoding pseudoazurin — MTFAFRAALAASAIALVAVPASAKQHQVKMLNNGASGLMVFEPAFLKVAPGDSVKFLATQKGHNAEIVAGMTPGPGFKGKINEEIVVTFSKEGLYGYKCLPHTGMGMVGLVQVGKPVNKGSATAAAAKLPGLGKKRMTALLAQAK; from the coding sequence ATGACGTTTGCGTTTCGTGCTGCCCTTGCAGCGTCCGCCATCGCGCTTGTCGCGGTTCCAGCATCCGCCAAGCAGCATCAGGTCAAGATGCTGAACAATGGCGCAAGCGGCCTGATGGTGTTCGAACCCGCCTTTCTGAAGGTGGCGCCGGGCGACAGCGTGAAATTCCTCGCAACCCAGAAGGGCCACAACGCGGAGATCGTCGCGGGCATGACCCCGGGACCAGGCTTCAAGGGCAAGATCAACGAAGAGATCGTCGTCACCTTCTCCAAAGAAGGCCTCTACGGCTACAAATGTCTGCCGCACACCGGCATGGGCATGGTCGGCCTGGTGCAGGTCGGCAAGCCGGTCAACAAGGGCTCGGCGACCGCCGCCGCAGCCAAGCTTCCTGGCCTCGGCAAAAAGCGTATGACCGCGCTGCTTGCACAAGCGAAGTAA
- a CDS encoding ETC complex I subunit, giving the protein MTIARITELERKTTQSGKANAGRWLLEFERSEPMRPDPLTGWNGSGDTNTQVRMTFDSKEAAVAYADRHGLAYHLIPAAPVRLKIQAYADNFR; this is encoded by the coding sequence ATGACCATCGCCCGCATTACCGAGCTTGAACGCAAGACCACCCAGTCCGGCAAGGCGAATGCCGGCCGCTGGCTGCTGGAGTTCGAGCGGTCGGAGCCGATGCGGCCCGACCCGCTGACCGGCTGGAACGGGTCGGGGGACACCAACACGCAAGTGCGCATGACCTTCGACAGCAAGGAAGCCGCGGTCGCCTATGCCGACCGCCATGGATTGGCCTACCACCTGATCCCTGCCGCGCCCGTCCGCCTCAAAATCCAGGCCTACGCCGACAACTTCCGGTAA
- a CDS encoding GMC oxidoreductase, with protein sequence MFDAIVVGSGMSGGWVAKELTEKGLKTLVIERGRHVEHGSDYKDGLQPWELENYGMVPEDEADKDYFVQKRCYAFSTANQDFWVKDSDHPYTYPADKPFLWIRGYHLGGRSIMWGRQSYRMSPMDFESNAKDGHGNDWPIRYEDLKPWYDHVEKFAGISGSKDGLPQLPDGEFLPAMAFTGTEVDFKKKLEAKWPTRKMIMGRAAHLTAVTPEQEELGRSTCQYRALCERGCSFGAYFSSLSATLPAAERTGNLTIVTDAIVHSVVYDPKTKKATGVRVIDAKTREGRTYEAKVIFLNASTIPTAQILLNSKSEAFPNGLANRSDAVGRYLMDHISLGAGGTYPGFEDRYHHGRRPNGFYIPRYRNVTEKAESFVRGFGYQGGIYRDNWRRGVNAPGVGAELKNNMRKPGPWQVRLTGFGEMLPRKENRVTIHQSNVDQWGMPIVNIDCGVGPNERAMLDQIGKDAREMLESAGATNIGVATYYGGLGLGIHEMGTAHMGKDPTKSVLNKYNQAHDVPNLFITDGSAMASGGCQNPSLTYMAMSARGAHYAAEFLKEGRI encoded by the coding sequence ATGTTTGATGCAATCGTAGTCGGGTCGGGCATGAGCGGCGGCTGGGTGGCCAAGGAGCTCACCGAAAAAGGCCTCAAGACGCTCGTGATCGAGCGCGGCCGCCACGTCGAGCATGGTTCCGATTATAAGGACGGGCTGCAGCCGTGGGAGCTCGAGAATTATGGCATGGTGCCGGAGGACGAGGCCGACAAGGACTATTTCGTCCAGAAGCGCTGCTACGCATTCAGCACCGCGAACCAGGATTTCTGGGTCAAGGACAGCGACCACCCCTATACCTATCCGGCCGACAAGCCGTTCCTGTGGATCCGCGGCTATCACCTCGGCGGCCGATCGATCATGTGGGGGCGCCAGTCCTACCGCATGTCGCCGATGGACTTTGAATCCAACGCCAAGGACGGCCATGGCAACGACTGGCCGATCCGCTACGAGGATCTGAAGCCCTGGTACGATCATGTCGAGAAGTTCGCCGGCATTTCGGGCTCGAAGGACGGCCTGCCGCAGCTCCCTGATGGCGAATTCCTGCCCGCTATGGCCTTCACTGGCACCGAAGTAGATTTCAAGAAGAAGCTCGAGGCCAAGTGGCCGACCCGTAAGATGATCATGGGCCGCGCCGCTCACCTGACGGCGGTCACGCCTGAGCAGGAGGAACTGGGCCGCTCGACCTGCCAGTACCGCGCCCTTTGCGAGCGTGGCTGCTCGTTCGGCGCTTATTTCTCCAGCCTCAGCGCCACGCTGCCGGCGGCGGAGCGGACCGGCAACCTGACCATCGTCACCGATGCGATCGTCCACAGCGTCGTCTACGATCCGAAGACCAAGAAGGCGACGGGCGTCCGGGTCATCGATGCAAAGACCAGGGAAGGCCGGACCTACGAAGCCAAGGTCATCTTCCTCAACGCCTCGACCATTCCGACGGCGCAGATTCTCCTGAACTCCAAGTCCGAAGCTTTCCCGAACGGTCTTGCAAACCGCTCCGACGCGGTCGGCCGTTATCTGATGGACCACATCAGCCTCGGCGCGGGTGGCACCTATCCGGGCTTCGAGGATCGCTACCATCACGGCCGCCGTCCCAACGGCTTCTACATTCCGCGTTATCGCAACGTGACGGAGAAGGCGGAAAGCTTCGTTCGAGGCTTCGGCTACCAGGGCGGCATCTACCGCGACAATTGGCGGCGCGGCGTCAACGCGCCGGGCGTGGGTGCGGAGCTGAAGAACAACATGCGCAAGCCGGGACCCTGGCAGGTGCGTCTCACCGGTTTCGGCGAAATGCTCCCACGCAAGGAAAACCGCGTTACCATTCACCAGAGCAACGTCGATCAGTGGGGCATGCCGATCGTCAATATCGATTGCGGCGTAGGTCCGAACGAGAGAGCGATGCTGGACCAGATCGGCAAGGACGCACGCGAGATGCTGGAGTCGGCCGGTGCCACCAACATCGGTGTCGCCACTTACTACGGCGGGCTGGGCCTCGGTATTCACGAAATGGGCACGGCGCACATGGGCAAGGACCCGACCAAGTCGGTGCTCAACAAGTATAACCAGGCCCACGACGTTCCGAACCTGTTCATCACCGATGGTTCAGCAATGGCTTCGGGCGGGTGCCAGAATCCATCGCTTACCTACATGGCGATGTCCGCTCGGGGGGCTCATTATGCAGCGGAATTCCTGAAGGAAGGCCGCATCTAG
- a CDS encoding ThuA domain-containing protein: MLKSGWARTIVLSVAAAVMASAPAQAARKQVLIFSKTTGYRHASIEAGVAALKQLGTREKIDMTATEDDSVFTDASLKKYDAIILLSNTTDPKKPESEWFQGDKRTAFVNFVQRGGGILGIHAATDSHYHWPWYQKMIGGHFARHPQGTPTGTIHVEAKDHPSTARMPTSITRADEWYYFDDYNPTMKLLVTVDPQSIGQTDVNPNPVSWAHTYEGGRVFYTAMGHTNESYSEPNFLNHVAGGLKWVLKTK; encoded by the coding sequence ATGCTGAAATCGGGTTGGGCTCGGACGATCGTGCTGAGCGTGGCGGCAGCGGTCATGGCGAGTGCGCCGGCGCAGGCCGCGCGCAAGCAGGTGCTGATCTTTTCGAAGACGACCGGCTACCGTCATGCGTCGATCGAGGCCGGCGTTGCGGCGCTGAAGCAGCTGGGGACCCGCGAAAAGATCGACATGACGGCGACGGAGGACGACAGCGTCTTCACCGATGCCTCGCTCAAGAAGTATGACGCGATCATCCTGCTCAGCAACACCACGGATCCCAAAAAGCCCGAAAGCGAGTGGTTCCAGGGTGACAAGCGCACCGCCTTCGTGAACTTCGTCCAACGTGGCGGCGGCATTCTCGGCATCCATGCCGCGACCGACTCCCATTATCATTGGCCCTGGTACCAGAAGATGATCGGCGGCCATTTCGCGCGCCACCCGCAGGGGACGCCGACCGGCACGATCCATGTCGAGGCGAAGGATCACCCCTCGACGGCGCGGATGCCGACCAGCATCACCCGCGCCGACGAATGGTATTATTTCGACGACTATAATCCGACCATGAAGCTGCTGGTCACGGTCGACCCGCAGTCGATCGGTCAGACGGACGTCAATCCCAATCCGGTGTCCTGGGCCCACACCTACGAAGGCGGCCGGGTCTTCTACACCGCCATGGGCCACACGAACGAGTCCTACAGCGAACCCAACTTCCTCAACCACGTGGCCGGCGGCCTGAAGTGGGTGCTCAAGACCAAGTGA